The Megalobrama amblycephala isolate DHTTF-2021 linkage group LG16, ASM1881202v1, whole genome shotgun sequence genome includes the window TTTCTCCCGCTTTGACagacagaaagctgcttggtttgaaagtgacttctgtgtgagctaTGCTTCATACATCACTACACTAATTACGATACAACACTGACCTTTTTTGCAACGTGAAATCTccttaatatattaatttctgACTGCTCCTTTGAGTTTTCATCAATTGATTCATCACAACAAAGCAGATTCTTGTGGTACCTTTGAGtttataaagtgtttttgtGTGGTATGTTTCTCTGAGTTtccttttatttctttattcttaTACTGTTTTGTTACACTGTGAACATCAAAATTGTCTTGTCTCTCACTATGAACAACAGAATTAGCTAAAATGTTTAAGCTATGTTTATCCGCAATGGCTATATTTGTATTGTTGTGTGAGGTATTGTTTGTCACTGCTACGTGCGCATTTGTTTCGATATTGCGCTTAACAGCTCTGTGCGTTGCAATGTTTCTGGAGGCTGCGATCTTTTTTGCAGCAGCGGCACGTGCGGCTGCCAGCTGAGGGAACTGTTTGGTGTACAAGGCTGATGTATACTGCAGTTCAGGTGTAATCAACCTCTGACAAAGCCGACGAGTGTCATTATTTAATCCCAGTCGGAGGTTATAACCTTGAATAACTGCTGCACCATACTGAAATGGCTTTAATGATGAATCCTGAACCTTCACAGGATCAACTGCCCCTCCTTCCTGTAAACACATTTGCTCAAGCTTCATCCTCTTTGCCCTCAGAAGCTCTACTTCCTCTTGGAGCTTCATATGTCCGAGTGTAGAGTCTATGCGTTTCCAGAAAGTGGCATTAAAGTGTTGGTACAATCGCCAGTCTAGTGAATTCCACTGTTTTACCCGCTCTGTGGTCTCTGCACTTAAGGGTCGGCGAGAGCGTTCACTGCGACTGTTGAGGCGGAAAGATGAAACATCATCCAGTGACCAGCAGAGGGCGTGTTTTAGAAGCACCAGTGATTCATCGAAATACTCTGAGATGAGGATCAGCGGAAAGTCGCGTTCCACGGCAGCAATGACCTCGGCGCTACGTCTGTCCAGCTCTGTGTCGTTCTCAGGTGCTGTATTATCCAGACCAAAGTCAAAGGTCAAAATGTTACGGGCATAGTGGTTATTAGGCACAGAAGCGTTGTAGCTCCGCCCACCCTGGATCAGGAACTCCTCAAGGCTTTTGACAACACGGAATGCTGGGATCGCTTTGTAGTAAACAAACAGGGATTCCATCATTGCCACCGGATTCCGAAGAATGGAGAAGTAGAATGTGTCCTTAGGCATCAACTTTCTCACCTGAATGTCAAAAAGATATACAGTATGAActtatgaataatttttttttttagatttccAACACTGTTTGTGACTAacttacaaataaaaatgtacaatttgATGAAATTTTGACCTCTTGCTCTTTGTCTCAGACTCATAAACATATCCTGCTTAAATGAAGTTCCATCACAGAACGTAATCTCCATGCAATCAGTGCAAATGTCTTCTAAATCATTTGGATCTGCACCTGCCTACCTCCATCTAGCACTGGGTGCTTCGTCTTCCTCTTGAAAATTAAAATAGTCAGTTGTTTCAAATGATTTATGTGCTTGCTAAGTGGTCTGCTCACATTCAGGATTGCATTCAGACCAAAGCGAGTCTCGACAAAATTGCAAACTCTAAAAAGTTGCTTAATCTAAGGCCAAATAAATATGACATTATAAATAAagaatagtaaaaaaaaaagtgaaataaaaaaggCATTACTTTTTATTTGGAGTCTATCTGTTCTCAAAAACAGCGACCAAATACACTGCATATGTTTTTAATCTTGTGCTGCAAAAACCAGACAAACACCAAATAAAAAGTGATTACATTCTCTTTATTTACTATtccactatttttattttatattatgcagtatttatttgattcaTTTCTTCCCTATCCACAGCATTTTAGGGCTTCTGTTCAAACCCTTCACTTTAAATATCATGAATCATTCTTTTATTCATCTAATCCTGCAACAACTTTAGGGTGCATGCTTTGGTACATCTCTAAATTGGAAGTAAAGTGCCCTTTGGACTGACCTCTTGTGAACTGAATCTCATGTGATTGCACAGGATGTGGAACTCTTTCACGCTTCGAGTcctgacaccctccacaaagtgTGCTGCAAAGAATGCTGggtaaaataactggctgtgCATGTTCAGCGGCAAGGCAAATGTCAAGTTATGGCTGTCTCCATAACGATAGAGAATGTTCAATATGGTGCTGCTGGCAGTCTTGTGAGTCTTGAGGAAGACAATGTGGTTTTTGGGTTGACACGTGACAGCTtgtgattttactgtatatttatcaGTATTGTCATCAGACTCTGGTGGTTTTTGAATTTCATGGTTATTTTTGGTGATAACTGGCCTCTGCGGCTGGTGCGGAAATAGTTTAGCCACTTGGTCAGTCAAGAGTTTGTTTGCCTCCATTGGTGGAACTGCTTTGGTAGTGCTAGtaaacttttttcttgcaacctCCAAGACTTGCTCCCGTTCCTCTTCTGAATGAGGGTTTTCGCTTTTGTCTCTTCTCTGTATGAAAGAGTGTTGGTTGACTGGTTCCTCAATGATGGTTGTTGAGACAGCCCAAAGGCTTTCTAGGTTTTCCCAGTCTTTACGTTTCATGGGTCTATGGATCTCCCCAGGCATTCTGACCAGCTGTTCACTCACAAGTTTCAAAACCTTGGAGCTCCTGAAAGAGAAAGTGACAGTACATTTTAGATGTTGATCCTTATGGAACCTACACAAATCAGTAATATTTTATGGTATATTGCCTTTAACGGAAATATTATCCAATGCAAGCTGTTAAATCTGAGTTGAAAAGATAATTTTCTATGTATAAGGCTATGTATACATCAATCCAGATACATTTGAAAATTCATCTTTTTCTCTACATTTTAGCCTTACGTTTACATTGAGATGCCATTTTTTCCCATGAAAACTGAGCTTTTTATAGATGCTCTTTTAAGTTGATATGAAATTGTATATTATTTTCACATTGTAGTATGGACTGtgaaacgtctcgggttacagatgtaaccctggttccctgagtaagggaacgagacgctacgtcattgacgtgatgggaaccctctgtattttgtgttcgtgaagcacctctgtatctaaccaatgagataacgtgacgtcagaggcgggtgacgtcacggaccaggaagctataaagcataTCCGGAAAcagagaacgctagcttctggaaTAGTCTGAAGCAAACGCTCACAGGTATGCTGGGGGGACGGCgacgtgacgtagcgtctcgttcccttactcagggaaccagggttacatctgtaacccgagacgttccctttcgtgggaactatcgacgctacgtcaatgacgtgatgggaacgctatcccaactacgccgtatCTCCAGGTACCTGTCTATTGTCTTGTAGAGCTACAGCACCTGGAGCAGAGACTACATCTAGGTTATAAAACCTTATAAACGTATGCTGGGAAGACCATCCAGCTGCATTGCAAATATTATCCAATGATACACCAGAGACTAACGCTTTGGAAGCGGCCATCCCCCTAGTGGAGTGAGCACGGACAAAGAGTGGACACGCATGTCCAGCTGCTTTATATGCCAGTGAGATAGCCTCGActacccacttgctcattctctgcttggaCGCAGGGGCCCCTTTTTTAGAGGATCCGTAACAAACAAATAACTGATCAGTtttacgccacagggcagctctgtggacataagcatCCAATGCCCTAACTGGACATAGCAGATTCCGTTTTTCCTGATCCATATTTTCGAATGGAGGAGGACAGTAGGCCTGGAGTACGATAGGACCTGATATATTAGTAGGGACCTTAGGCATGTAGCCAGGTCGAGTATGCAGAAACGCTTTAACCATGCCAGGGGCAAATTCCAGACATGAAGGAGCCACTGAAAGTGCTTGTAAATCTCCTATTCTTTTTAGAGATGAAATTGCAAGAAGAAATATGGTCTTTAGTGTTAGGAACTTGTCCGACACTTCTTCTATGGGTTCAAAGGGTGCCTCAGCTAACCCTTGCAACACTATAGTAAGATCCCATGCTGGAGTCCTAGAACGTACTACTGGCCTCATCCTCAATGCACCACGGAGGAAGCGAATTACCAAGGGGTCTCGGCCCACCGAGACACCCCCAATAGGAGCATGATATGCTGAGATAGCTGCAATATACACCTTTAGTGTAGAATGCGTTAAACATTCGGAAAACTTTCCTTGGAGAAATTGAAGTACAGAATTCAAAGGACCATGGACAGGGTCCACATTATGTTGACTACACCAAGTAGTAAATAACTTCCACTTATACATATAcagcttcctcgtggagggagctctggactgaaggatggtctccacaacctcggttggaAGACCAGCCtctatgagccttgccccctcaggggccaggcccacagtttccacatttctggGCGAGGATGGAAAATCgtgccgcccgcttgagacagaaGATCCTGTCGGAGAGGTAGCTCCATGGGGGAGCCGTGAAGAAGAGATATTAGATCTGCGAACCATACTCTGGTCGGCCAGTACGGGGCCACTAATATTAGATCGGCTTTCTCCTGGCGAACCTTTGCCAGAACTCCCGGTGTGGAGCTTCCATTCCCCCGGTCTCGGACCCTGTCTCGACAGGGTGTCCG containing:
- the gal3st2 gene encoding galactose-3-O-sulfotransferase 2 isoform X2 — translated: MWFTLMVLTVLCVALQMLGVVRQARSSKVLKLVSEQLVRMPGEIHRPMKRKDWENLESLWAVSTTIIEEPVNQHSFIQRRDKSENPHSEEEREQVLEVARKKFTSTTKAVPPMEANKLLTDQVAKLFPHQPQRPVITKNNHEIQKPPESDDNTDKYTVKSQAVTCQPKNHIVFLKTHKTASSTILNILYRYGDSHNLTFALPLNMHSQLFYPAFFAAHFVEGVRTRSVKEFHILCNHMRFSSQEVRKLMPKDTFYFSILRNPVAMMESLFVYYKAIPAFRVVKSLEEFLIQGGRSYNASVPNNHYARNILTFDFGLDNTAPENDTELDRRSAEVIAAVERDFPLILISEYFDESLVLLKHALCWSLDDVSSFRLNSRSERSRRPLSAETTERVKQWNSLDWRLYQHFNATFWKRIDSTLGHMKLQEEVELLRAKRMKLEQMCLQEGGAVDPVKVQDSSLKPFQYGAAVIQGYNLRLGLNNDTRRLCQRLITPELQYTSALYTKQFPQLAAARAAAAKKIAASRNIATHRAVKRNIETNAHVAVTNNTSHNNTNIAIADKHSLNILANSVVHSERQDNFDVHSVTKQYKNKEIKGNSEKHTTQKHFINSKVPQESALL
- the gal3st2 gene encoding galactose-3-O-sulfotransferase 2 isoform X1; protein product: MLPPQRISCRERRAFHWRTASPWTTCLRVTCCSRLRFMWFTLMVLTVLCVALQMLGVVRQARSSKVLKLVSEQLVRMPGEIHRPMKRKDWENLESLWAVSTTIIEEPVNQHSFIQRRDKSENPHSEEEREQVLEVARKKFTSTTKAVPPMEANKLLTDQVAKLFPHQPQRPVITKNNHEIQKPPESDDNTDKYTVKSQAVTCQPKNHIVFLKTHKTASSTILNILYRYGDSHNLTFALPLNMHSQLFYPAFFAAHFVEGVRTRSVKEFHILCNHMRFSSQEVRKLMPKDTFYFSILRNPVAMMESLFVYYKAIPAFRVVKSLEEFLIQGGRSYNASVPNNHYARNILTFDFGLDNTAPENDTELDRRSAEVIAAVERDFPLILISEYFDESLVLLKHALCWSLDDVSSFRLNSRSERSRRPLSAETTERVKQWNSLDWRLYQHFNATFWKRIDSTLGHMKLQEEVELLRAKRMKLEQMCLQEGGAVDPVKVQDSSLKPFQYGAAVIQGYNLRLGLNNDTRRLCQRLITPELQYTSALYTKQFPQLAAARAAAAKKIAASRNIATHRAVKRNIETNAHVAVTNNTSHNNTNIAIADKHSLNILANSVVHSERQDNFDVHSVTKQYKNKEIKGNSEKHTTQKHFINSKVPQESALL